GTACGTaccgcactcaaattcaccaacttatttgtaatttttttttgagaggGACGAGGTAGACTCGCACATCGAAGCTATTTTGTGAATTTCGTTttactcagaaaatgacagacaattttgttcgtgactatgagtgcaatacaggtccttctatgaTTGGTCTGAGATGTCATGTCATTTTCAATGTTGTCTGTCATACATATTAATCTGTGaaacagggttcccaacttaggggttttccccccagatttagggggcaaataagtgaaatgggatttttttaggggtctgaaatttttaggggtattttcagggattttttgactctttaatatttttaaattgatgattattttaatatttctttcttggcctagcgacttataacgacatataatacgttattctacaaccactctgaggtaATTGGAgacaattttcatcgaataaaaaaaattggtaaatttattcattgtcaacatgtatgatttcaaaaaatctgaatcttcagataaagacgtagtattttgtctgtattaaatatagacttttgaaacatatgacagcatattatatctaaattattatgaatttatattttttagggggacaactcaataattaaggcgattttaggggtttttgacaccaactttagggataaatattttggagagttggtaacactgctgTGAAATGTGAATtgaattacaaacaaaacaaatacagAAACAGAAAGAAGACAGAaggaaaaatttaagaaaattagaaTATTGATCAAGATCTTAAAAAAGggctaataattttaaaatagatctgatctaatcaataaaattatcaCCAATTGTTGTAGATAACAAGCTATTTTCTTGGAATTCATCATCAAGATCATGTTCTCTGCTGTccaaaaaaatagttatttcttTCGTCGTATTGCTTTCGTCCCTGCCTATAAACCACCAGGTCAAGATGATTTTCAAAAACTACGTGATTTTCTTCGAAAACAcgataaataccttatattaaCAGGTGCTGGAATATCTACTGAATCAGGtaaaatctaattaattttGAGCATTTTTTGAATGATCTATCTTATCATCAATTATATAAAGTTAActtaatttcttttaaactgCTAAACATATACTAagtcaataattttattgatggTCTGATGAGTGATGACCTTACTAAGGTAATGAGAAGTGGCTGAATGTGGATGGCAGTGAATGGTATGGATGATGAatgaatttgtaaaaaagtGTACATCTATCACTATAAAGCTTTTAGAAATAGCTATGAAAGTAAGAAGTGtctatcatttaaaataaatccagTCACTTTTTAGGTATTCCTGACTACAGATCTGAAGAAGTTGGTTTATACGCCCGCAGTAATCACAAGCCGATTCAATACCAAGAATTTGTAAAGTACCCAAAAGTAAGGCAAAGGTATTGGGCGAGGAATTTTGTAGGCTGGCCAAGGTTTAGTTCCATAAAACCAAATGCTACACATTATGCTATTAGAGAGTTGGAAAAGGTAACACTGTGTTAGGTATGCCAATTGTAACATTTATTTGATACATAtcacataattaataattctaaCTTCTTCACTGTTTAGCTTGTGCATCATGAGGACGAGCCTTGTAGTAATCCTAGGTAGCTGctcagaatatgggttgttagtgcCATGACCATCAGTGTGTTTATTGTGCCTTAGAAAACATCTTAAGGAGATCCTTATTATGATTGTTTATCATCAAATTCTCATCCCGCTGGAATATTGTCTTACACACTCATAATAGTCTTTCCCAATTTATTGGAGGAGAACGGGAATATTAGTCTAAGCTTCTTTTTATAAGTGCCTAGCCTTGCAGTGAgctgttaaattaaaaaataagctaATGGTGGTGATGAGTTATGTTTCTAAGCATAATGGCATGTTTGTGCTACTTTTGTTTCCTCAAGCACTCATTTTTCATTGCacaaattttattacaagtattgtaggtatataagtatgtgattgttaaactttattttttttcaagattggAAAGGTAACTGCTGTGGTAACACAAAATGTAGACAGACTTCATCATAGAGCAGGTTCAGAAAATGTAATTGAACTTCATGGAAGTGGATATGTTGTAAAATGTCTCAATTGTCCTTATGAAATAGACAGGTTTGAGCTACAAGAAATATTGCTAAAGATGAACCCTAGTATGCAGGCTAGTATCAATATGATACGACCTGATGGGGATGTAGAGCTATCTAAGGTAAGAGATACTTGGTAAACActaagttatctatactaatattataaatgcataaataagtctgtctgtctgttaacttttcgctactaaacggctgaaccgatcgaGATgatggtataatggtaaatgtgACATTGCAGCTaaatatagggtactttttgaccctaaaataaaaatacaaggggtaaaattgaaagtttgtgttaaaagtccttcatttatagatttgcagttttaaaaatttgttcataaatcataaaaaaaatatgatatgtaatgtgattcaagaatttttaaaattcaacacctagtggtaaaataggggttgaaagtttacattgctttttacgcggacgtagtcgcagacatccgctagttatttataaccATTAATTTAACATgatatattttctaataattttttttttctattatttccaGGACCAGGTAGAGCAATTTAAAACACCATTATGTCCAGTATGTGAAGGACCCTTGAAACCAGATATTATATTCTTTGGTGATAATGTACCTAAAGAAAGAGTGGAAAAAGTGAGAAATCAAGTTTCAGCCAGTGATGCTGTGTTTGTACTAGGATCTAGTTTGACTGTATATTCGAGTTATAGAATAATTTTGCAAGCcaaagaagaaaataaacaaatagctGTCTTAAACATTGGACCAACAAGAGCTGATGATAttgttgatttaaaaatttctacaAAATGTGGAGACATTTTAACTGACTTGACCAATTCTATATGCACTTGataaattaataagaattttattatgatgtttgtaatattattttagtcaaGATTAAAATAcctcattaaaatattatatagatagtataatggttgtaaataaataataaattgttgtatagtatattaattttattgattttaaaaaaagaatacaaatTGACATATTATGAAGCATTTGTAACATCTAACCAGTAAAACTGCAAATTCGTATtccaataattttacatttatgcataaaattttatacaaatataaaatcaaatagtACTGAAAAATCAATAGTAGATTCTTATTGTATTACAGGGGAAAGGAAACTGATgacatgtactcgtatgtaataAGACGAAAAtaagtacaaaattatataactaAGAAATTATACAGTACCTTTATAGCTAAAAGTACGTTTTTCTTTAAAAGTCATGTATTCATTAGTGTCACTACAATTTAttctagtaaataaaaaataattggccCCCAATTTATTCAACTTTTGCCTATGTTTCAGACCAAATAATAGAGGCTTGTGCAGTTAATCTCAGAAGAAAGTCATTGCGAGAGGATTATTCTCTTGAAATCCTTAGTAATGCACCTATTGAGCATTTAACACAAGTTTTTAGGATCTTTTAGCAAACATACATTGTATGATAACAATTTATTGAAATTCAAATGCTTAAAACAATTACTTGAAACTTGTACATTAATGAATACAATACTTTGTCAATCAATAAATCTTAATAGTGCTACTGAATTTGCAGTCTACgtaattgaaacaaataaaaagaattcTTCAAAGTTACATCTGAGGATCAACCAACACTAGATGCACATAATAAAGTCTTATTATTGTGCAAAATAATCTCATTAGTTAATTCCACACAAAATGTGCATATTACATAGTAATTGTCAATTTACGAGTAAGTTGAcccttaggcctagttcggactactttagtattttagtcgagtacgatcaatttttggatttaccgc
Above is a window of Bicyclus anynana chromosome 8, ilBicAnyn1.1, whole genome shotgun sequence DNA encoding:
- the LOC112049926 gene encoding NAD-dependent protein deacylase Sirt4, producing the protein MFSAVQKNSYFFRRIAFVPAYKPPGQDDFQKLRDFLRKHDKYLILTGAGISTESGIPDYRSEEVGLYARSNHKPIQYQEFVKYPKVRQRYWARNFVGWPRFSSIKPNATHYAIRELEKIGKVTAVVTQNVDRLHHRAGSENVIELHGSGYVVKCLNCPYEIDRFELQEILLKMNPSMQASINMIRPDGDVELSKDQVEQFKTPLCPVCEGPLKPDIIFFGDNVPKERVEKVRNQVSASDAVFVLGSSLTVYSSYRIILQAKEENKQIAVLNIGPTRADDIVDLKISTKCGDILTDLTNSICT